The Vanessa atalanta chromosome 4, ilVanAtal1.2, whole genome shotgun sequence genome segment CTGTCGCTCGCGTCGCCTCATTCGACACCTGCGCCTAATTCACCGCAATTAGCGCCGCAACCTTTCAACCCGCTCATATATGGGAACGACGTTGACTCCGTCGACATCGCTACCAGAGTCGCCATGGTTAGATATCGTTTTGATGTTGTCAATTATATTCCGTTGACATTCCTTTTAAcagttttgtgtatatttttttcgaattccAAATGGTTACAACTTCATCATATTGTTTCTAATTATCACACTACTCCACGCCATACTTTGagataatgtacatatatttcagGTACGTTTCTTCAACTCGCAGAACATATTGGCCAACTTTATGGAACATACTCGTACACTGCGATTATATCCGCGACCCGTTGTAGCTTTCCAAATAAACAGCTTCCTGAGATCGAGACCTCGTACCActtcatttttaaacaaatttgccAGAACCCAAGTaagtcaataattaattatttacacatattctttaatttattattactgattttaaatattttatttgtattctattATTTGTAGGCAGTAGAATTCTTAGCGGAATGGTCATTGACACCGTGTAACGTGGCATTTCTTCGCGTACAAACTGGAGTGTTCGATCCTCGTCAAATCGGTGACAAACCGAAGTGGTTTGCAGATCAACTTCAACCAATCCGTTTTGCCGTATGGGATGACGGTAGCTCCCTTAATGGTGCATTGCGTCAATTACAGAGACAAGAAAATCAACCTACTGGTATgactaaataaagttattttcaatgtatttaatgATATCAATGAATTGCTACCTCGAATAACTTTGACCTCGATTTGATTACTCCTAGTAAAAAATAAGCATCTTAGTTCAACTgcaattaatgattatatttttaatacatcattTTTCTAGcttgtaaataatgtaacattaagATATAAGCAATAATATCAAAGTTCCCTTTAAAACCCACTAAACCCATCACAATACtcaaaacaaattatgtatatttcaaaaatagatgATTGTAATCAATAATCGCACCTCGGATTAACCAAATTGGTGATACTGTTTCTGCGCAAAGTTATGTCCATAGGCAATTCATTACAAAGACTTTTCTTTTTTAGATGAAAGTGGATCAGACTCAGAAGCCGCAGAAAGTACGAGTTCCTCATATTCTTCTTTAAGTGATTTCGTTTCCGAAATGGCTTCTTCTGATTTATCACCAGGTAAATTTAGAACCTTTAATGAAAGTCTTAATGAGGtcttttcaaacattttcctatattttttttctgtaacagGAGGAAATGTTCATCAACAACACGTCATTGGAGAAACATATAATGCGGTTGTACAAGTGCCAATGACACTTTCGTCTTCATTAGACCCTAAAACTGTGAGTTtctttttaactatatttatttaaaataccactactaaaagcaattttattaaatattcgcccagaaattatatacctatataatagaacatataatatatttaataatacatagactattttaatttattcggctgatgaaataaaatgagGTATTTCATTgagtttcgtttttaaatttataaaaacgaccTACTTATCTACAAATCGAGTGATTccactttttatttaaagttgagGACTTAGCTTTTTAAACTTtgataatcaaaaaataaataacataacgaTCTATATATACAGGTATACAGCCCTCCATCATCACTCATGTTCGGCGAAGTAGAAGAAGTACGTAAAGAAGGGCGCGAATCCACGTCTCCGTCGCCATCCGCCTCCAGCTCCGAACACAGCGACCTCTCCGATGATGACGTGCCGGGTGTCATGGATAGGCCCGACGTTATCGACACTCAACCGGCGCCTGTGAAGAAGAgcgtaaattaatatatctttcaaAATCTAGAACCTAAATAACGCTATAGAGAAAATAATTCGTAGTTTGTGCGATCGCtactttacttaattattaaaaaaaaatacgtattgcAGGTCCTTTCTGAAATAATGGGATAAAAATTACCTTATtctcattacttttaaaatgaatgtataatcgttttattttgacataGGACACGGACAGCGGTAGCTTGGGGCGCGAGTCTGACTCCAACTCGACCACGACGCCCGCCACTATAGCCTCGCGTCGCCCCCGCACGCCCGCAGAGCCCGacgcgcactccgccgcgcactcCGCTGCACACGCGCACTCCGCGAGGACTAGGGTATGACACGAAGGAGCACATCCAATTATCGCCGTACTTTAATATGAGTGATGCTCGTGTTTACAAAATGTCTTATTGTGCGTGAGGCGACTACATAAGAgagagacagcaaaaaaataaaaaatagattatgtcattaatattaatatgattttaccATGGACGGGGatcgccttcgtgagtgaaccATACTTCATTACCGCTAGAAAATTTCCCTATTGAAGCGAACTAAATCggagtaaaaattaaaatatttcaatttattatttagctttTAGTAGGACGCAGGGTAGGTAAGTCGTAAAGTTTGGTTCGGCTACACCAATAATGCTTATTCAAAAAAACGAGCAATTTCTAACAAATatttcctatttatttaattgcaaagATTTATAAAGTTTTGTTCAATAGGAAGCAGAAGCAAGCACACGTATCCAGTTATAACTAACATGACGTACGTTGCTTATATTGCTTGATCGGTGCACATAGCCTGAAAACAGGCTAGTCTTGTTTTTGTCGTCTCCcacgaataaataaatggttacacatttttgttaataaatatttggaaatttaaatttaatgtaatacataATTATCGTAGAGTTCAAATGCGGGAGTTTCAAGACAAGCATCACAGACGTCACTACTGGAACAATTTGCTGCACAAGCGAAGGAATTAGTGCGTGAGACCACGCGTCAAGGCAGTCAGGAGGGCTTGTTAGCTCACATGGACAAGGTTTgaaaaaactgttattttaaaatttaatacacaacgagatttaaataaaagcacaCTACTTACACAtcttaatttatcttattataatcataacatGAAGAAAGGAAAAGTAGCGCAAGGAGAAGATAAGAAAATGTTTGCGCCTTTCGACAAGGTATCCAAATATAGTGCGGCAAATGCAGTACAAATTAGATACTTTTATGCTGTGACCATTACCTACCTACTTCAATAATGCGTTGTAAAATTTCACCTATGCCTTAGGATTATTCATTACTATaccaaaataaattagataagcAAGTCGTTTAGTgaagtagctatttttaatactgTAGTGTAACACATTTTGCACACTCGATTTACTAAGTACATATAACAGACTAGCACTCATCGCTTCACAAAACAttcactaaaaatattacaattattagcgTAGCGTCACTCATAATTTACAAGTATAACACAATATATACTAGTTACCACTGGCCAATCATATTATTGCTaatcaaacatttaattttaatgtgaattattattataatatttaatgcgtTGCCCTACATAcatgaaaatacatatatctcatgaaaatatgttttcatttatgGTGATtgtcattgtaaaataaatatttgatttgttagAGAAAATGCcacataataaatatcttaacttttaattttgaaatgttatagCTAACATTGCACGCCAAAAAGGCGGCTGAAGAAGCATCGAAGAGTGTTCAAGAAGCTTCCAAGTCCGCGTTGGAAGCGAGCAAAACGGCAACAGCTGTGAGCAAGAACACATTTGAAGATCTAACTTACGTGGGCAAGTCGACTTTTGGAGATTTCACTAAAAGTGCTAAGGAAGTTGCTGCGAAAAAGGGCTTGCTGAAAGTTAGTAGTAGCTATAATgcgatttttgtaatcgatgtaATACCTacacatcaaaatatataacctgTTTTCATAACTCATCAACAGGGCGAAAGTCAAGAAGGGCCTCTTCCACCGAACGCAAGAAGAGATTCTACAGCGTTACAGACGACGAACTTACTCGCTACCACTCATCGAGATTTCTTTTCTAATATTAGCTCTGATTTAAACGGCCTTGCGGCTTCCACCTCTAGCATGTTCAGCGACTTCTTCGGTTCGaaaggtattaaatatttttaaaagctaattataaaaaatatactgacaCTACTGAAGAAGATTTAacacacatatttatttgtatggcAAGATGATCGACGGAGAACAAAAGGTTTTCTGATGACAGTTGAGATATTGGATCACTTCACAGCATTTTTATCTTCACCAGCATTTTTCACGTTTAATTTTTCAGAGGAATTTGGTATAGGATTTATCGTGGATGCTGAATTTCATCTTCGAAATCGCATCAAAGTTACAAATTACATCCACACCACTTCTATGCCCGAAAAACCACAAAAGCGTGTTTTTTAAACCAtcttctgcctcgcacaaccacttttTTGGAATTAGCTGTCGCTAGCATTTTTTTCTAACCATCAAGAAAAGAGactacttatttcttaaaggtcAGCAACACACCTGCAAGACTTCCGGTGTTGCAGGTGTCCATGagtggtggtagtcactttccatcagatgagcctcctgctagtTTGCATTTATgccttaaaaaaactaaaattaacaacaaaaaaaaaatcgcaacaCGGATAGGTTCCCAGtaaaatcatttcaataatttttcctAAAGTAATTTTTACTAAACTTTACCGCAATTGATGGATGAATGGATAGCCCATAGTAAAGATTTGCATGTTAAGCCGTGACGTGTGCCAGCAGGTAAGCAGCCGAAAGAACCAGAGGGTGCACCGCTGTCCGCTACGTTTGGACCATTCTCGCAAGGTGCACGTGGCTTGGTGCAGCGCTCGCCACTCATCCGCCACGCCGCGCCCACGCCCGTAGCGCCGCAGCCCACCACGCGCTCCGCCAACAGCGAGAATCAGGCATTCCTCAACGATGTCAGTTTACACATTATCGATAATATTTGGATAGCGTGAggcaatgttttttattttgccaAAAAAGAAACGCGattgaaaaatacattataagcattataaacatttcttacagttaGTGCAACACGTTCTGGAAGGTGAAGGCGTCGGATGGTTAAAACTTAATCGTTTGAAAAAGCTGATGGAAGACGAATCTTATAGAAATATGGTGCTGAGTAAGctgaataaaaatttcaacagAAAGACGACTCCTACTGATAAAGTGGACGATGTGGTAACTGACGAACTTGTATttcttaatatgaataatagtttatatgTGTGATAGacgatagttattttttttatcactaaTCTAATTACTATTCATTCTGCAGTTTATCAGCAAAGCAGTTTGGAAGGGTATGCTGAAAGTACTGCAAGCAGTAATCCATGGCTTAGAACACACATATTCAAACTTTGGTCTCGGTGGAATGGCTTCTGTTTTCCAACTAGCGGAAATGGCACATACGCATTACTGGAGTAAAGAAGTCGCGGGCCTAGAACATGGAGGAATGGCAGGATCTGCACTTTCGGAGCACTACGGAAGACATGATATTGAAACTCCTTCATCTACGCCTTCTTCCAGAAAAAGTTCGCAGTCAggtataatatgaattttaacacctaaaataaaaacgacgctcgaaaaatataaacgaaactttatattttgtagatGTTCCGGTCGTTAACTATCCAGAAATGGATTCTAATGACTCTCAGAGCACAACGGAGATGTTTAAGGATATGTTGAATCAGAAGAGAAACCAGCTGTTTAGCAAATTGACGTCATTTGATTCCGATGTAAGTGACTTTTTAGTCTCTCTGACAAATTATCAATGTTgtcaattgttattttgttgCATGGTGGATATAAGACCGCATTCCAAAGTATATAATGGAAGAAATGGTGCTCTATTTGTgtctatatatttacatattaataaaatctatgcaTGTTTCCAAATTTAGCTTTTGTTTGTATTGAAActacattgtattaaaaaaaacagtaaagaACTTCGTATCAGTATTTCGTatataatgcaaataaaataagcgTGCTTTAGCTAATAATGTTGCTATATGTTAATGGAGTATTTCATTCATACTTTggtgagatatatatatattttaaatataataattacgacAAAATATAATgaagcattatttaatattattttaaaatcgtattgttaatattaagtgaaattttaataatgattacctTATCATTTGATGTacgtatatgttaattttaactatagAGTTACGTAAATATGCGCGAATCTCATTACGAGTATATtgagatacaaaatatttctgttaacATCTCCTTCCTCCATCGTACATTTTAATGTGCATTTCAgtagtatgtttatattttgttgaattaaCGTAGCTTACccttaatgttataaatactttatccCCACGAGTATGTATAGTGCGTGTAGTAGTCATTTAGCGGCTAGGGCGAGGCCGGCACGGTGTAAGGGTGAGGTGTGCTTGTCGCAGGCGGCGACGTCGGAGTGCTCGCAGGACAGCGGCTCCATCACCACCAACCGCGCCACGCTCGTCGACCACCGCGCCTCCTTTAAGTCCAATCTATCTGACACCGACGTCATGTTCCTTAATGTAAGTCCCCACTGGCTTGGTGTATGCTTCGCCGTCGTGTTGTctgcattaataaaatttactaatttataaaaatattctagaaaatatataagtaaaacattaaaaacctGTGCACACAAGCGCATCAACTGATTATATCGTTCTATAATGCACACTCCATGATTGTGTCGGTAGATATGCATGATTctgattttatttgtgtaagGTATCTAGTTTGATTGTTTCCATTGTAGTGATACGTATTTTGTGCAGATTTTCTGGTATTTTTTGTGATAAAGACAAACCATATCTGAATTATAAAATgagagattttaataatatcatattcataTAGAGTTTTGTAAGTGCAGCCGGGGACTAccttggaataataattttcattatttcagcaaaattaaaacttatgtcATAGATTTCATTGCAATCGCCAGGTTAATCGCGCTACTGCCAAAGGTCGTACAGCGAGCGTCTACTCAGCCAAGTCGACGTTAAGCGGCCGACCGATGGCAGGAGTGCCTACGACCTCGCCGATTACGTCTCCTGAGACGGCCCGTACTTATCTCTTTCAAGGACTTATTGGTAATATTTAGTTGAAACTGTTATGATTACTTCTTAATTGCAATCACACCGTTATAATATCATTTCATATAACCATATATCTatcattttttacaaaaagatcaatttaattgttaacatttttttgtgcTTTTGTCCTTTACTTCAATAATGAGATTTTTGATTTGTATTGTAGGCAAAGAACGATCGAATTTATGGGACCAAATGCAATTTTGGGAAGATGCATTTCTTGATGCTGTTAGTCAAGAGCGTGATATGATTGGTATGGATCAAGGAGCCAATGAAATGATGGAACGTTACAAATGTTTGAGTGAAACAGAGAGGAAGCGTCTCGAGCACGAAGAAGATAGACTATTGTCCACTGCTTTGTATAACTTGACAGCAGCAATGGTATTGTTTGGAGTAGAAGCAGATATAGTTCGAAATAAAGTGCGACGACTGTTGGCTAAAAGTCATATCGGACTTGTCTACAGCCAAGAGGTCAATCATCTTTTAGACGTCGTACATAACTTGGTACGTTAGCCTAAAGAAACAACTTTcacaaaatataagtacatatatatttttttgaaaacattcattaagtcaaattaaaaaaacatgtatttaaCACTGTGCCATAACAGTTTTTAAGATTCAATGCATTTGCAAACATTTCTTGTGTAATATTCTTTTTTGAGCGTTTTGAAACTGTGAGAGATAGATTACCATTTACGATTGTTCAAATGTATCTGGTGCATCACAAAGGGTTACTTGAATAATCACAAGATCCGATTCGGTTGGCAGCACGGGAACGACATAACGCTGAAGGCCTTGGGCTCGCGACAAGTGCGACGCGCCACCTTCACCGTGCATGAAGCCGACGCGGCCGGCGCACTGCGCTTCCTGGAGGTGCGCCACGACGGGCTCGTGCTGCGCACTACACACGGTACACACATACGATATTGTTTCCggttattttttctaattttcaaTTACTTTCAGGATCAAGCCACATTTagtaaataccttttttttcttatttagtttTGGGACTTTTGTCCCACTCGGCTACGTCAGTCCCATTGTCTCTACttcgttttgtttaataaatatttattattattagtcattaaAGAGAATTCCAGAGCATCCTGGCAGATTATGATAAAGAACTGATATTGAATACTCTGAACAAATCCAACATCGAACAAATatgcttttaaattagttaaggGTAACTTTCTCTGATTCTAAGTGTTGGcacattccaaaaatatattttgatcttTTGTGTTCTCTAGGAACTATCGTCGAGAGGTGGTGGTACGAGCGTCTAGTGAACATGACGTACAGTCCCAAAATACGCGTTTTGTGCCTTTGGAGGAAAAATGGTGGTCAGACGCAGTTACACAAATATTACACTAAAAAGGTATTTCTTACATGTTCTGAGCTCTATTCTATTATTCACTCCATTTATGACGAAAAATTAGGTTTGGGATCTCTATCGTACATATATGACCCTACAAATGTCTTGATAAAATGTCAGGAATTActtctactactactactaaaaaaatacattaaattatattttgtacaacaaatatattttacgttggATTATCTCAAGATTATATTGTTAAGCAACCTGTACAAATATATAGTTCGCGCGCAAGCAGTTGgcttgttgtaaatatatgttcTTTGGGTACCGTTAATCATGGTAAAAGAAGCACGTAGCATAGCATAGTAACATGAGTAGGCCGATGAGACGACTGGTacacattctaccgccatacaatgcttaatattgttgtgcGTCGTTTTAAAAAAggagaatgagccagtgtaactacagacacaagacacataacgtcttagctcccaagtttatttttagatacttGCGATGCTTGGACTGactaaaaatacaagaaaattcTTGTTAATTCACTTAATATACTATGTACAAGTAAtcgctaaaaaatataataaatatatctaaaaaagtcagaaaacatacttaattatttttttattattgttcctTGTTAAAAGAGatgtatacatacaaaatatttaactaaaaattacCATAAACTGGAGCAGTCAAgtctttaaatctttaaaatagtaTCTCCAAGATAAATGAACCGTCCCCGACCGAAGTCGGTCTGAAAGTTGTTAATGATATATTGATATCGGAACTAAATGATATGCTCCGCAGTGCAAAGCGTTGTACTACTGCATCAAAGAGGCGATGGAGAAGAGTGGGCGGCGGCAGGACGCAGCCGAGCTGGGCGGGGAGTTTCCCGTGCAGGACTGCGCTACCGGGGAGGGTGGACTCATACAGGTTACGCATGTGCTGACGTTAACACTAAAGGGCTTAATCCGTGTTCCCAAATCTAGCcctgaataataatattgttgtcaATGAGCCAAAAGGAATTATTCAGTTCAAGGAAGAATTCCGTATTTTATccgtttatttttcattactcGAGCGACaaaatacctacttatattatttactaaatgcttttaagaaattgaaaaatatttgatcttgtaatatatttttttaactttaaggtGTGCATGGAGGGCGTTGGACTCCTGTTCCATCACAGCAAGGTTGGTTATTAATTTTGcagctaatatttttttgtcagcttaagtttatgtttataaaataatgataaaccAAAATCTGAATATTTAGTTTAGAATTGAAAAGACTTCAGTTTTGGTACTATCATTACGTGTAAGTACAGGTAAGATAAAAGtcaatgttcatgctttattttgGGAAATATCTCAATACAAATGATGCAAATAGAATGTCGTTCAAGCGATTGTGCGACAATCTATAAAAATGGGACGGCGTCCCTCGCTAAACGAAGCTTACCGTCTGAGTATTGTGTCGGTGACGTTAGTGCATTGCATTATAATAACTTACCTCCGTACTCAAGAGTCTCGACATTCACGGAGACATTGATGTCGTATAAATGAAGACTtcagtattttatcttttttagcTGTATTGCAAACATTACATCATACGATTCGCTTAATCGACGCTCCCTAGCAAAATGATTCtgtctgtattttatatattgtaatgacTTAACAAAATGACCTAGCAAGGACCACTCAAATTTTCctatttcgtatttttattacttattttatatgtgtactAACGATACAATCACACTGTGCTGATCATGTtctcctatttttatttttattttatttaacagcggtttaattttattcaagtttacatttatcaattaaatacagCTTATGTTGAACGAATATCGTGTTTTACCCTTTTTATCTATTACTAATTCGATGTAATAGTTAGTTATACTTTATTACGTTCTAAGGTTGTCCATTCGAGTTACGTATCTAGTCCATATATATTCACATATGATTCGTGCATGTGCTACTGGTCCGCAAGCCGGCGAGGCGGCTCGCCGCTCCGCTAGGAACTTTTGAGATGGTCCTTGACACGCGCTCGGCCGCCCTCAACTAATATCTTCTTTTTGTCTGTTCTACCCTTTCCGGACCCGCCGAACCCGCGCCGCTGCGCTGAAGGATTTCGAGGTACTCAGTGGTTCATAACCTAGTAATGGCAGACTGACGATGATCGACGCGATCTTTGCGACCTCGCGATCGTGTCGTGGTCGCCGACGCGTGCACGTTAGCGTTGATCGTTCGAGGTCGTAGGGCTTTACTTGTAGTTTGAGGCTTACCGATTGTTTTAGCCGTTGTTAGCGTTGTTTTAGTTCTCCCGAGTGCGGCGAGCGCCCGCGCGCGCGTTCGTGCATGCACATAGACGCCCTTTGTTTATTTGTTCATTACCGCACCCGATAGCTTGCATTCGTATCACGGATCGTCCGGCGAGCGGTTTCGATCTCTCACTCGCACCACGTGCTGAGAATAATCGGTCCCCTACACCCGAACCCGAGCGAGCGTCACACGAGACAAAGCTTACCGACGCTAACACGAGGTCAGTCGTAGAGCATTTGCCATCTCACAAGTTCTGGCGCGCCACCGCCCGCCTCCCTATCCGTCACGCCACCCGTCACGCCACCCGTCACGCCACCCGCCTCGTCACTCGCCTCGTCAAATCCCTGCCTAAGCACCGCTTCCTTCGCCAGCAGCACGTTCCTCATCTTTCTACACACCTTGTTCCAATCTCACCTTTGCAAGCCTTGTTAATACTCATGTCACGTTAATTCTATTTACCTTCCAAGTGTAAAAAATCCTCGGttttcataaacatttataacgAGGAATTTGCAATGAGTGAAATTACCAAACATCTTCGATCCACTAGATATTTATGTCGCATGGCTGGCATGTATGCATT includes the following:
- the LOC125077571 gene encoding MAP kinase-activating death domain protein, giving the protein MDIQKQHLCPRLVDYLTIVGAKPYTSGKGLAPVQAPELLRRYPLTNHDDFPLPLDMVYFCQPEGCMSVGPRRQLAHITTRDTTSFVFTLTDKDSGKTRYGICINFYRAVERAPAPGPRERSVLRRESWRKSMEKSSDSAFSSDYRSSNVAPSDSERDCSAAPRLAPVQPDSESGGSHSPSPRAARKRQRVRNHSLTSICLLSHHPFFSTFRECLFILKKLIDACNESSSPRRVGASRQIFRDTVWSVLTGQAYDNTPTIVVHDVKEIETWILRLLSAPVPVPGNTRLELEVLSPTAHAPLVFALPDHTRFTLVDFPLHLPLELLGIDTCLKVLTLIMLENKVVVQSRDYNALSMSVMALVAMLYPLEYMFPAIPLLPSCMSCAEQLLLAPTPFLIGIPATFFTYKKNFRLPDDIWLVDLDATKLTCPTGNDQDLPSLPEPESSVLKNHLKQAMQVMGTAGTGAINSLTNSSAEQASAPLMPSRRDSVGGATLKVQPASFREGSHSTPESRRVSVGSAHTQRLSLASPHSTPAPNSPQLAPQPFNPLIYGNDVDSVDIATRVAMVRFFNSQNILANFMEHTRTLRLYPRPVVAFQINSFLRSRPRTTSFLNKFARTQAVEFLAEWSLTPCNVAFLRVQTGVFDPRQIGDKPKWFADQLQPIRFAVWDDGSSLNGALRQLQRQENQPTDESGSDSEAAESTSSSYSSLSDFVSEMASSDLSPGGNVHQQHVIGETYNAVVQVPMTLSSSLDPKTVYSPPSSLMFGEVEEVRKEGRESTSPSPSASSSEHSDLSDDDVPGVMDRPDVIDTQPAPVKKSDTDSGSLGRESDSNSTTTPATIASRRPRTPAEPDAHSAAHSAAHAHSARTRSSNAGVSRQASQTSLLEQFAAQAKELVRETTRQGSQEGLLAHMDKKGKVAQGEDKKMFAPFDKLTLHAKKAAEEASKSVQEASKSALEASKTATAVSKNTFEDLTYVGKSTFGDFTKSAKEVAAKKGLLKGESQEGPLPPNARRDSTALQTTNLLATTHRDFFSNISSDLNGLAASTSSMFSDFFGSKGKQPKEPEGAPLSATFGPFSQGARGLVQRSPLIRHAAPTPVAPQPTTRSANSENQAFLNDLVQHVLEGEGVGWLKLNRLKKLMEDESYRNMVLSKLNKNFNRKTTPTDKVDDVFISKAVWKGMLKVLQAVIHGLEHTYSNFGLGGMASVFQLAEMAHTHYWSKEVAGLEHGGMAGSALSEHYGRHDIETPSSTPSSRKSSQSDVPVVNYPEMDSNDSQSTTEMFKDMLNQKRNQLFSKLTSFDSDAATSECSQDSGSITTNRATLVDHRASFKSNLSDTDVMFLNVNRATAKGRTASVYSAKSTLSGRPMAGVPTTSPITSPETARTYLFQGLIGKERSNLWDQMQFWEDAFLDAVSQERDMIGMDQGANEMMERYKCLSETERKRLEHEEDRLLSTALYNLTAAMVLFGVEADIVRNKVRRLLAKSHIGLVYSQEVNHLLDVVHNLHGNDITLKALGSRQVRRATFTVHEADAAGALRFLEVRHDGLVLRTTHGTIVERWWYERLVNMTYSPKIRVLCLWRKNGGQTQLHKYYTKKCKALYYCIKEAMEKSGRRQDAAELGGEFPVQDCATGEGGLIQVCMEGVGLLFHHSKDFEFFVRLDHIRKCFTQNGGIFVLEEFNPKTRQIIQRKYKSIMADQICYAVLCVFSYFAAGHEQKKAILEQAARIQPTAAGNIEVPVTTRTQSSPQMDRQTSDIRVGVVPERRVPPDKQTRVLPDKPRVLPEQPKQPDGGGVEKRGRESSEGGNIDKRENREKSENTHTIAHRTESLPPRRPPPPAPPQTARLARAHSQASPPRPLEPPTIPPRPGGARTGPPPALPPRQQSAAADICTSPRDSASSSPVRRGTLSRQSSATFAPTNPFTAPRHTEFVIPQRNNSRRPSADRN